The Paenibacillus tianjinensis genome has a window encoding:
- a CDS encoding AAA family ATPase, with protein sequence MLEKFGIELLMDSERDPEKAVVILMCGIAGSGKTTFSQKLEEYGYKRLSIDEEVWSANGRYGIDYPVEKYRDYLNEAHQRLHNKIVQFILDKKHVVVDSSFWSRSERNEYKQIIENAGGEWKLIYLKVHPDELRKRLKIRSQRFDANAAFTITEELLTTFLNGFEEPSGEGEIVIEN encoded by the coding sequence ATGTTAGAAAAATTCGGTATCGAGCTTTTAATGGATTCAGAACGGGATCCTGAAAAAGCTGTAGTTATATTAATGTGCGGAATAGCGGGTTCCGGGAAAACGACCTTTTCACAAAAATTGGAGGAGTATGGCTATAAGCGTCTTTCGATTGATGAGGAGGTATGGTCAGCCAACGGACGGTATGGAATAGATTATCCCGTTGAAAAGTATAGGGATTATTTAAATGAAGCACACCAAAGATTACATAATAAGATCGTGCAGTTCATTCTAGATAAAAAGCACGTTGTGGTTGACTCAAGTTTCTGGAGCAGATCGGAAAGAAATGAATATAAGCAGATTATTGAAAATGCGGGTGGGGAATGGAAACTCATATATTTGAAGGTGCATCCTGATGAATTGCGGAAGCGCCTTAAGATTCGCAGCCAGCGTTTTGATGCAAATGCTGCCTTTACGATTACAGAGGAGTTGTTAACAACCTTTCTTAACGGGTTTGAAGAGCCAAGTGGTGAAGGAGAAATTGTTATAGAAAATTAG
- a CDS encoding DUF4405 domain-containing protein — MKMKKINYVKFALDIIMSVLFVLFFNKNVLGGLAFHEIAGLFFAGAYITHILLNWGWVKRVTLKMFNRSLSWRVRGSYALNFLLLVSMTFIIVSGILISHVVFPNINVGNENWFKMTHISVSFLVLALIGIHVGLHWQWVVNMCKKITSIKKGRAWMRYVAQGLTVIILLFGLNQINQTSYVSHLKSSVSAFGASTQQTGLGGKEAFGGGERGGLREGRPSGGEGHSGFNRGEKGGNVNFVNVILTYTGIMAVFVIAAYYLKKWSLYRKKKIVTTPN; from the coding sequence ATGAAGATGAAAAAAATCAACTATGTCAAATTTGCGCTTGATATTATCATGAGCGTATTGTTTGTCTTGTTTTTCAACAAAAACGTGCTAGGCGGGTTAGCGTTTCATGAAATAGCAGGCCTCTTTTTTGCCGGTGCGTACATCACTCATATTCTTCTGAATTGGGGTTGGGTGAAGCGGGTCACTCTAAAAATGTTTAACCGCAGTTTATCCTGGAGGGTACGCGGCAGTTATGCGCTGAATTTCCTGCTGCTGGTTTCTATGACGTTCATTATTGTCAGCGGGATCCTAATTTCTCATGTGGTCTTTCCAAATATAAATGTAGGTAATGAGAATTGGTTTAAAATGACCCATATCTCGGTATCTTTCCTGGTGCTGGCATTGATCGGGATTCATGTCGGGCTGCATTGGCAGTGGGTCGTGAACATGTGTAAGAAAATAACCAGCATTAAGAAGGGCCGGGCCTGGATGCGGTATGTTGCTCAAGGCTTGACGGTGATCATCCTGCTATTTGGTTTAAACCAAATCAATCAGACATCCTACGTCTCTCATCTAAAAAGCTCGGTTTCGGCTTTCGGCGCGAGCACACAGCAAACAGGCTTGGGGGGTAAGGAGGCTTTCGGAGGCGGAGAGCGGGGCGGACTGAGAGAAGGAAGGCCTTCCGGCGGTGAAGGTCATTCTGGATTCAACCGGGGGGAAAAGGGAGGAAACGTGAACTTCGTCAACGTCATTTTGACGTATACCGGCATCATGGCCGTGTTCGTCATTGCAGCCTATTATCTGAAGAAATGGAGCTTATACCGTAAGAAGAAAATAGTTACGACCCCGAATTGA
- a CDS encoding MarR family winged helix-turn-helix transcriptional regulator has product MTKQALHTPYSDTIRDIGMKIRGMANARLSELGLNTQQGQMMGYIFENQDKGVIQKDLADHFNRTGASITSMLQGLEKKGYIKREIPKENERQKRIYLLQKGADLVEEFDEIFMEVENSITRGLTEEESETFMKLLIKVKTTM; this is encoded by the coding sequence ATGACGAAACAAGCTTTGCACACCCCTTATTCCGATACCATCCGGGACATCGGGATGAAGATCAGAGGCATGGCCAATGCCAGATTATCGGAGCTGGGACTTAACACTCAACAAGGGCAGATGATGGGCTACATTTTTGAAAATCAGGACAAAGGCGTGATCCAAAAGGATCTGGCTGATCACTTTAACCGTACAGGGGCTAGTATTACCAGTATGCTGCAAGGTTTAGAGAAAAAGGGGTACATTAAACGGGAGATTCCCAAAGAGAACGAGCGGCAAAAAAGAATATACCTGTTGCAAAAAGGGGCCGATCTCGTCGAAGAATTCGACGAAATATTCATGGAAGTAGAGAACAGCATCACCCGGGGCCTTACTGAGGAAGAAAGCGAGACCTTCATGAAGTTATTAATCAAAGTGAAGACGACCATGTAG
- a CDS encoding PLDc N-terminal domain-containing protein produces the protein MRLEKFIFWAFTAIVVLGFGALSFAMAPYMDDAFEDDSVWVFVIVGLVVLFIALNALIAVFIYKDASKRNMNAWLWMLAVIYIPNFIGLLIYLFARRQHHSLSETEPRNKPIQCPHCGKLIHS, from the coding sequence ATGAGACTTGAAAAGTTTATTTTCTGGGCGTTTACGGCAATTGTAGTATTGGGATTTGGTGCTCTTTCCTTCGCAATGGCTCCTTATATGGATGATGCATTCGAGGACGATTCTGTATGGGTCTTTGTGATAGTGGGATTGGTGGTGCTTTTTATTGCTTTAAATGCGCTAATTGCTGTGTTCATCTACAAAGACGCTTCAAAGAGAAATATGAATGCCTGGCTGTGGATGTTAGCCGTCATTTATATTCCGAATTTTATCGGACTTCTAATCTATTTGTTCGCCCGCCGGCAGCATCACTCTCTCTCGGAAACGGAACCGAGGAATAAACCGATACAATGTCCTCACTGCGGAAAGTTAATCCATTCTTAA
- a CDS encoding RNA polymerase sigma factor, whose translation MISDRQLIEGYKSGKQEDFELLINRYKDDLYRFCCHLSLDRQEAEDLFQEVWVRIFRKLEMYDPERPFKAWLFQVTINLHRDRYRKLKRLRERLTFARSSEHSRFTEISDSAPLTEEYLLRKEQDLYLEQCLRNLPKRYLAPLILYYYEEFSYESIGEILGIPLGTVKSRLNQGKKLLKATMEELG comes from the coding sequence ATGATTAGCGACAGACAGCTTATAGAAGGTTATAAATCCGGGAAGCAAGAAGATTTTGAACTTTTGATAAACAGATATAAAGATGATTTATATCGGTTTTGCTGTCATCTTTCCTTGGATAGGCAAGAGGCAGAAGACTTATTCCAGGAGGTATGGGTGCGTATATTCCGTAAGCTGGAAATGTATGATCCGGAGCGGCCTTTTAAAGCTTGGCTGTTTCAGGTGACCATCAATTTGCATAGGGATCGATACCGGAAATTGAAAAGGCTGCGCGAACGTCTGACGTTTGCTCGGAGCTCTGAACATAGCAGATTCACGGAAATTAGTGATTCCGCACCTTTAACGGAGGAATATCTACTGAGAAAAGAGCAGGATCTGTACTTGGAACAATGTCTGCGCAATCTGCCTAAACGTTATCTGGCCCCGTTGATTCTGTATTACTATGAAGAATTCAGCTATGAGAGCATTGGAGAGATCCTTGGTATTCCACTGGGAACCGTAAAGTCTAGATTAAACCAAGGAAAAAAATTACTTAAGGCAACAATGGAGGAACTGGGATAA